A stretch of the Argentina anserina chromosome 6, drPotAnse1.1, whole genome shotgun sequence genome encodes the following:
- the LOC126798751 gene encoding LOW QUALITY PROTEIN: 4-hydroxyphenylpyruvate dioxygenase (The sequence of the model RefSeq protein was modified relative to this genomic sequence to represent the inferred CDS: deleted 2 bases in 1 codon) produces MGHQSETQFELVGFSNFVRSNPRSDRFTVLRFHHIEFWCTDATNAALRFSWGLGMPLVAKSDLSTGNHSHASYLLRSSDLSFLFTAPYSPTLSDPTSSASLPSFHHSASRSFSAKHGLAVRAVAIQVSDADLAFHSSVSHGATPASPPVLLDGRVAVAEVGLYGDVVLRYVSYKDPTHVSDPNPDLWFLPGFEPVPSSFPLDFGLRRLDHAVGNVHDLSTAVAYVKRFTGFHEFAEFTAEDVGTSESGLNSVVLACNDETVLLPMNEPVYGTKRKSQIQTYLEHNEGAGVQHLALVSEDIFRTLREMRQRSGIGGFDFMPCRPPPPPTHYRNLNNRVGDVLSDEQIKECEELGILVDRDDQGTFLQIFTKPVGDRPTIFIEIIQRVGCMMKNEEGKVYQKGGCGGFGKGNFSELFKSIEEYEKTLEARQIAEPQLCDH; encoded by the exons ATGGGCCACCAAAGCGAGACCCAGTTCGAGCTCGTCGGATTCTCCAACTTCGTCCGGTCCAACCCCCGCTCCGACCGCTTCACCGTCCTCCGCTTCCACCACATCGAGTTCTGGTGCACCGACGCCACCAACGCCGCCCTCCGCTTCTCCTGGGGCCTCGGCATGCCCTTAGTCGCCAAGTCCGACCTCTCCACCGGCAACCACTCCCACGCCTCCTATCTCCTCCGCTCCTCCGACCTCTCCTTCCTCTTCACCGCCCCTTACTCCCCTACTCTCTCCGACCCCACTTcctccgcctccctccccTCCTTCCACCACTCCGCCTCCCGCTCCTTCTCCGCCAAACACGGCCTCGCCGTCCGCGCCGTCGCCATCCAAGTCTCCGACGCCGACCTCGCCTTCCACTCCAGCGTCTCCCACGGCGCCACCCCCGCCTCCCCGCCGGTCCTCCTCGACGGCCGCGTCGCCGTCGCCGAGGTCGGCCTCTACGGCGACGTCGTCCTCCGCTACGTCAGCTACAAAGACCCGACCCACGTCTCCGACCCGAACCCGGACCTCTGGTTCCTCCCCGGGTTCGAGCCCGTGCCGTCGTCTTTCCCGCTCGACTTCGGCCTCCGCCGCCTCGACCACGCCGTCGGCAACGTCCACGACCTCTCCACCGCCGTGGCCTACGTGAAACGCTTCACCGGCTTCCACGAGTTCGCCGAGTTCACGGCGGAGGACGTCGGGACCAGCGAGAGCGGACTCAACTCCGTTGTCCTGGCCTGCAACGACGAGACGGTGCTGCTTCCGATGAACGAGCCGGTGTACGGGACCAAACGGAAGAGCCAGATTCAGACGTACCTCGAGCACAACGAAGGCGCCGGAGTCCAGCACCTTGCTTTAGTCAGCGAAGACATATTCAGAACGCTGAGGGAGATGAGGCAGCGTAGCGGCATCGGAGGTTTCGACTTCATGCCATGCcgg ccgccgccgccgccgacgCATTACCGGAATTTGAATAATAGAGTCGGCGATGTGTTGAGTGATGAGCAGATTAAGGAGTGTGAGGAATTGGGGATTTTAGTTGATAGAGATGATCAGGGGACTTTCCTTCAGATTTTCACTAAGCCAGTTGGAGATAG GCCGACGATATTCATTGAGATCATACAGCGAGTTGGGTGCATGATGAAGAATGAGGAAGGGAAGGTTTACCAGAAGGGTGGATGTGGGGGGTTCGGGAAGGGTAACTTTTCGGAGCTCTTCAAGTCTATTGAAGAGTACGAGAAGACTCTGGAAGCCAGGCAGATTGCAGAGCCGCAGCTGTGTGATCATTGA
- the LOC126799578 gene encoding GDSL esterase/lipase At2g42990 encodes MAKFLAPWLFLVQTLVVVAKSRAKVPAVIVFGDSSVDSGNNNFYPTIARSNFAPYGKDFPGGQATGRFCNGRIPPDMISEALGLKPTVPAYLDPMYKISDFAVGVCFASAGTGFDNATSDVAGVIPLWKEVEYYKEYQKKLKAYLGERKAKIILSEALYLISIGTNDFLENYYTFPTRRSQFTVEQFQDFIIGLAENFVKTIYALGARRMSLTGVPPMGCLPLERATNIMEDHACMEEYNNVGLEYNGKLKGLVAKLNRELPGIDVVFADAYNLLLQLIKKPSVYGFEEAQTGCCGTGRFEMSFLCDSHSPFTCQDANKYVFWDAFHPSEKTNQLITDHLLKTSLAKFI; translated from the exons ATGGCAAAGTTCTTGGCTCCTTGGCTATTTTTGGTTCAAACTCTAGTAGTTGTTGCCAAATCCAGAGCTAAAGTTCCAGCAGTCATTGTGTTTGGAGATTCTTCTGTTGATTCAGGCAACAACAACTTCTATCCAACAATTGCCAGGAGCAACTTTGCACCTTATGGTAAAGATTTTCCAGGAGGCCAAGCCACAGGGCGGTTCTGTAACGGCAGAATTCCACCTGACATGATCTCTGAAGCACTAGGCCTCAAGCCAACCGTGCCTGCATACTTGGATCCAATGTATAAAATTTCAGATTTTGCTGTTGGAGTTTGCTTTGCTTCTGCAGGGACCGGCTTTGATAATGCCACTTCTGATGTTGCA GGTGTGATTCCATTGTGGAAGGAAGTGGAGTACTACAAGGAGTACCAGAAAAAATTAAAAGCCTATCTTGGAGAAAGGAAGGCAAAGATAATACTTAGTGAGGCTTTGTACTTGATTAGCATAGGAACAAATGACTTTCTAGAAAACTATTACACATTCCCAACCCGACGGTCGCAGTTTACTGTAGAACAGTTTCAGGATTTCATCATAGGGCTTGCTGAAAATTTTGTGAAGACAATATATGCTTTGGGGGCGAGGAGGATGTCCCTAACAGGAGTCCCTCCAATGGGGTGTTTGCCACTGGAGAGAGCCACAAATATAATGGAAGATCATGCTTGTATGGAGGAATACAACAACGTTGGTTTGGAATATAATGGCAAGTTAAAGGGTTTGGTGGCAAAGCTGAACAGGGAGCTTCCTGGTATTGATGTGGTATTTGCAGATGCATATAACCTCTTGCTGCAACTCATAAAAAAGCCTTCTGTTTATG GATTTGAGGAAGCACAAACAGGGTGCTGTGGCACAGGGAGATTTGAGATGAGTTTCCTATGTGATTCACATAGTCCATTCACATGCCAAGATGCAAATAAGTATGTGTTCTGGGATGCCTTTCATCCTTCAGAGAAAACCAATCAATTGATCACAGATCATCTACTCAAAACTTCGTTAGCCAAATTTATCTGA